The following are from one region of the Anomaloglossus baeobatrachus isolate aAnoBae1 chromosome 1, aAnoBae1.hap1, whole genome shotgun sequence genome:
- the LOC142312556 gene encoding uncharacterized protein LOC142312556 produces the protein MTWYKRLRLDVSKLISLVESMPCLWDPTSPEYMQKNKRDESWLLICQELYPQWHEANKSLQTKIENDVRKRWRSVRDRFNKIRFEPGKSGSSPVKPNFIYYNDLKFLSSGRVLRPTDGNIAPKKNMDRSQDNINPAQIQPAIEEEINTEQTHLESDVETRSLEPSVSNTNQDPQPVSYQKAKGKKKNIPSNKEINQDQLTNQTIEILKTATQDDEFDNFAISVAFRLRKLPEKKKTSACMTAICGLLACFEDEGKFPTGGEIVHLCEKTFEQKNNPLVLTQSQPHFQTNKQRVGLYSECPDTYSAQNIQPYNPMKQSKEYSQSISENYHTTNIVRNRPNEQMSGFYTNELFSQP, from the exons ATGACTTGGTATAAGCGCTTGAGATTGGATGTCTCCAAACTTATTAGTCTG GTTGAATCAATGCCATGTTTATGGGATCCCACGTCGCCTGAGTACATGCAAAAAAACAAACGTGACGAAAGCTGGTTATTGATCTGTCAAGAATTATATCCCCAATGGCATGAGGCAAATAAAAGCCTCCAAACTAAGATTG AAAATGATGTACGGAAGCGATGGAGATCAGTCCGTGACAGATTCAATAAAATCAGATTTGAACCTGGTAAAAGTGGATCCTCGCCAGTTAAACCAAATTTTATTTATTATAATGATTTGAAATTCTTAAGTTCTGGCCGCGTTTTAAGACC GACCGACGGAAATATCGCTCCGAAAAAGAACATGGATAGATCACAAGATAATATCAATCCTGCACAAATACAACCAGCCATTGAGGAAGAAATTAATACCGAACAAACACATCTGGAGTCTGATGTTGAAACCAGATCATTGGAACCATCTGTTTCCAATACAAATCAAGATCCCCAACCTGTGAGTTATCAgaaagcaaaaggaaaaaaaaaaaatattccaagcaATAAAGAAATAAACCAAGATCAATTAACAAATCAAACTATTGAAATATTAAAAACAGCAACCCAAGATGATGAGTTTGACAATTTTGCCATTAGTGTCGCTTTTCGTTTAAGAAAattacctgaaaaaaaaaaaacctctgcatGTATGACTGCTATCTGTGGTTTATTGGCCTGTTTTGAGGATGAAGGTAAATTTCCAACAGGTGGTGAAATAGTTCATCTTTGTGAAAAAACATTTGAACAGAAAAACAACCCATTAGTTCTAACTCAGTCACAACCACAtttccaaacaaacaaacaaagagtTGGTTTGTATTCTGAATGTCCGGATACATATTCTGCCCAAAATATACAACCTTATAACCCTATGAAACAAAGCAAAGAATATTCTCAATCTATTAGTGAGAATTATCACACAACTAATATTGTGAGAAATAGACCAAACGAACAAATGTCTGGTTTTTACACAAATGAATTATTTTCACAGCCATGA